In Campylobacter concisus, the genomic window CTAGCCATTACGACACCAACTGCAAATTCATCTTTTAAGCTAATAGGCTTTAGCTCGCCCTTTGCAGCATTTAGTAAAATTTCGCTTAGATTTCCGTCAATTAATGGCATCAATACTTCGCACTCAGGATCGCCAAATCTGACGTTAAACTCAAGCACATAAGGCTCATTTTTCACGATCATCAGTCCCACAAAAAGTACTCCACAAAACGGACTGCCCTCGTTTTTCATTCCTTTTAAAGTTGGCTTTACAACCTCTTCTTCGACCCTTTTTATCAGCTCTTTTGAAGCAAGTGGACTTGGAGCATAAGCACCCATGCCACCAGTATTTGGACCTTCATCGTTGTCAAGTAGGCGTTTGTGGTCTTGTGCCACTGGCAAGCTTACAAAATTTTCGCCATCGCAAATGGCAAAAAAGCTTAGTTCAAAGCCGTCCAAAAACTCTTCAACTACCACAAATTTACCAGCATCACCAAAGCTAGCTCCGCTTAGCATGTCACTAACTGCCTCTTTGGCTTCCTCTTTAGAATTTGCGATTATAACGCCTTTTCCAGCGCAAAGTCCGTCAGCTTTTACGACCATCGGCGCGCTTAAGGTATCAATAAATTTAAATGCTTTTTCTTTATCATCTGTGTTTAAATATCTTGCGGTTTTTATATTATTTCTAGCTAAAAAATCCTTCATATACGCCTTGCTAGCCTCAAGTCTAGCAGCTGCCTTGC contains:
- the purD gene encoding phosphoribosylamine--glycine ligase is translated as MNILIIGSGGREYAIALKLKKEKNINLYFAPGNGATSRLGENLKIKDFYELAKFAKQNDIALTIVGPEAPLSEGVVDIFKKEGLLIFGPSKAAARLEASKAYMKDFLARNNIKTARYLNTDDKEKAFKFIDTLSAPMVVKADGLCAGKGVIIANSKEEAKEAVSDMLSGASFGDAGKFVVVEEFLDGFELSFFAICDGENFVSLPVAQDHKRLLDNDEGPNTGGMGAYAPSPLASKELIKRVEEEVVKPTLKGMKNEGSPFCGVLFVGLMIVKNEPYVLEFNVRFGDPECEVLMPLIDGNLSEILLNAAKGELKPISLKDEFAVGVVMASKDYPYKSSPKAKISVLNDVKDVHIAYAGVSEQNGEIYADGGRVLVCVATAKSIKEARDRAYELCENVKFDGAHYRKDIAWQALK